One segment of Pandoraea pnomenusa DNA contains the following:
- a CDS encoding coniferyl aldehyde dehydrogenase, which yields MRRAHDASPHVDWPMRKRQLEALQAMLHKYRDAFATAIDADFGGRSSQETDMLELFPAHGNLKHALAHTRRWMRGAHGWAHLWLLPGRRSVVPQPLGVVGVIVPWNYPLLLAVGPLTDALAAGNRVMIKVSEITPRFAEVFAAAVADTFAPEWVTVVTGDAQIARAFSTLPFDHLLFTGATSIGHHVMRAASEHLTPVTLELGGKSPAIIGPGARWDHAVERIMFGKLVNAGQTCIAPDYVLVPREKLDAFLTTARQTAARLYPNAVDNPQYTSIVSPRHFARLAGLASEATAQGATAHALFDAEPQAARRRMPPVVLTGVHDGMRVMREEIFGPLLPVVPYDDLDAAIAYVNERPHPLALYVFDTDNTRIDHVVRNTISGGVTINDTLLHVAEHTLPFAGVGPSGMGGYHGEAGFRTFSKEKPIFRQSRWNGTALLNPPYGKAFGMLIRRFLR from the coding sequence ATGCGGCGAGCGCACGACGCGTCGCCGCACGTCGACTGGCCGATGCGCAAGCGCCAGCTCGAGGCGCTGCAGGCCATGCTGCACAAGTATCGCGACGCTTTCGCGACCGCCATCGACGCGGACTTCGGCGGACGCTCGTCGCAGGAAACCGACATGCTCGAGCTGTTTCCCGCGCATGGCAACCTGAAGCATGCGCTCGCGCACACACGGCGCTGGATGCGGGGGGCGCACGGTTGGGCGCACCTGTGGCTGCTGCCGGGACGCCGGTCGGTCGTGCCGCAGCCGCTGGGCGTCGTCGGCGTGATCGTGCCCTGGAACTATCCGCTGTTGCTCGCCGTGGGCCCGCTCACCGACGCACTGGCGGCGGGCAATCGCGTGATGATCAAGGTCTCGGAGATCACGCCCCGCTTTGCGGAGGTGTTCGCGGCGGCCGTGGCCGATACCTTCGCGCCGGAATGGGTGACGGTGGTGACCGGCGACGCGCAGATCGCCCGCGCATTTTCCACGTTGCCATTCGATCATCTGCTGTTTACCGGCGCGACCTCGATCGGGCATCACGTGATGCGCGCGGCGAGCGAGCATCTCACGCCGGTGACGCTGGAACTTGGCGGCAAGTCGCCGGCCATCATCGGCCCGGGCGCACGCTGGGACCATGCGGTGGAGCGCATCATGTTCGGCAAGCTGGTCAATGCGGGGCAGACCTGCATCGCGCCCGATTACGTGCTGGTGCCGCGCGAGAAACTCGACGCCTTCCTGACGACCGCACGGCAGACGGCGGCGCGGCTCTATCCGAATGCGGTGGACAATCCGCAGTACACGAGCATCGTGTCGCCGCGGCATTTTGCGCGCCTGGCCGGCCTGGCGAGCGAGGCCACGGCGCAGGGTGCCACGGCACATGCGCTTTTCGACGCCGAGCCGCAGGCGGCGCGCCGGCGTATGCCCCCGGTGGTACTCACGGGTGTGCACGACGGCATGCGCGTGATGCGAGAGGAGATTTTCGGGCCGTTGCTGCCGGTCGTGCCTTATGACGATCTGGACGCGGCGATTGCCTACGTGAACGAGAGGCCGCATCCGCTCGCGCTCTATGTGTTCGATACCGACAATACGCGCATCGATCACGTGGTCCGGAACACGATCTCCGGTGGCGTGACGATCAACGACACGCTGCTGCACGTGGCCGAGCATACGCTGCCGTTTGCCGGGGTGGGACCGTCAGGCATGGGCGGCTATCACGGCGAAGCGGGCTTTCGCACGTTCTCCAAGGAGAAACCGATCTTCCGGCAGTCGCGCTGGAACGGCACGGCGCTGCTCAATCCGCCCTACGGCAAGGCATTCGGCATGCTGATCCGGCGATTTCTGCGATGA
- a CDS encoding lipid A biosynthesis lauroyl acyltransferase has protein sequence MASTTKKSFGYYLSVGLLRGLNLLPYSWVARFGAGLGRLLYAIPSSRKRVVHTNLRLCFPHWDDATRERVAKASFVHAIRSYAERSVQWFADGKKLERLIEVDSAVDLKAPDMPPTILLGFHFVGIEMASVFINYLLDRPCASLYTPMSNPAFDAMAREQRGRFDAEMIPRGDSARDVLRMFRKRKPVMLAADMDYGARNSVFVPFFGVPTCTLTSVSRLAEVGRAQVLPFIGEVLPNYKGYRLKVFPIWENYPSGDPEADARRMNAFLEEQILKMPEQYYWVHKRFKTRPEGQPGVY, from the coding sequence ATGGCATCCACTACCAAGAAATCCTTCGGGTACTACCTGAGCGTCGGCCTGCTGCGCGGGCTGAACCTGCTGCCCTACAGCTGGGTCGCGCGCTTCGGCGCGGGGCTGGGGCGTCTGCTTTACGCCATTCCCAGCTCGCGCAAGCGGGTTGTGCATACCAACCTGCGCCTGTGTTTTCCGCACTGGGATGACGCCACGCGCGAGCGCGTCGCCAAGGCGTCGTTCGTGCATGCGATCCGAAGCTACGCGGAGCGCAGCGTGCAGTGGTTCGCCGACGGCAAGAAGCTCGAGCGGCTCATCGAAGTCGATTCGGCCGTCGACCTCAAGGCGCCGGACATGCCCCCGACAATCTTGCTGGGCTTTCACTTCGTGGGCATCGAGATGGCGTCGGTCTTCATCAATTACCTGCTCGACCGGCCGTGCGCGTCGCTTTACACGCCGATGTCGAACCCGGCGTTCGACGCCATGGCGCGCGAGCAGCGCGGGCGGTTCGACGCCGAGATGATCCCGCGCGGCGACAGCGCCCGCGACGTGCTGCGCATGTTCCGCAAGCGCAAGCCCGTCATGCTGGCCGCCGACATGGACTATGGCGCGCGCAATTCGGTGTTCGTGCCGTTCTTCGGCGTACCGACCTGCACCCTGACGTCGGTTTCGCGTCTGGCCGAGGTCGGCCGTGCCCAGGTGCTTCCCTTCATCGGCGAGGTGCTGCCCAACTACAAGGGCTATCGCTTGAAAGTCTTTCCGATTTGGGAAAACTACCCGAGCGGCGACCCCGAAGCCGACGCGCGCCGCATGAACGCCTTCCTCGAGGAGCAAATCCTGAAGATGCCGGAGCAGTACTACTGGGTGCACAAGCGCTTCAAGACGCGCCCAGAGGGCCAGCCCGGCGTGTATTGA
- the dapF gene encoding diaminopimelate epimerase, translating to MKLKFTKMQGAGNDFVVIDGISQTIDFTPEQWRALADRHFGVGADQLLLVERSTLPGVDFRYRIFNADGGEVEHCGNGARCFVKFVRDTGLTDKRSVRVEVQQGVITLTMREDGQVSVDMGAPILTPSDVPFDTAGLQGRGEGDDTLWPLDVAGKTTWISVVSMGNPHAVQVVDNVDTAPVETDGPLVERHARFPRRVNAGFLQVVGPHQARLRVYERGAGETLACGTGACAAAVAGIRRGLLRAPVAIETHGGMLTIDWDGANGSVIMTGPAATVFEGTIEI from the coding sequence ATGAAGCTCAAATTCACCAAGATGCAAGGTGCCGGGAACGACTTTGTCGTGATCGACGGCATCTCGCAGACCATCGATTTCACGCCCGAACAGTGGCGTGCGCTCGCCGACCGTCATTTTGGCGTCGGCGCCGATCAGTTGCTGCTCGTCGAGCGCTCCACGCTGCCGGGCGTGGACTTCCGCTACCGCATCTTCAACGCCGACGGTGGCGAGGTCGAGCATTGCGGCAACGGCGCGCGCTGCTTCGTGAAGTTCGTGCGCGACACCGGGCTGACCGACAAGCGCTCGGTGCGCGTCGAGGTGCAGCAAGGCGTGATCACGCTCACGATGCGCGAGGACGGGCAGGTCAGCGTGGATATGGGCGCGCCGATCCTCACGCCGTCGGACGTGCCGTTCGACACCGCCGGCCTGCAAGGGCGTGGCGAGGGTGACGACACGCTCTGGCCGCTGGACGTGGCCGGCAAGACCACGTGGATTTCCGTGGTGTCGATGGGCAACCCGCATGCCGTGCAGGTCGTGGACAACGTCGACACCGCACCGGTCGAGACGGACGGTCCGCTCGTCGAGCGACACGCCCGTTTCCCGCGCCGCGTGAACGCCGGCTTCCTGCAGGTGGTCGGGCCGCACCAGGCGCGACTGCGCGTGTATGAGCGCGGTGCGGGCGAAACGCTCGCGTGCGGCACCGGCGCGTGTGCCGCGGCGGTGGCGGGTATCCGTCGCGGGCTGCTGCGCGCACCGGTCGCGATCGAGACGCACGGCGGCATGCTCACCATCGACTGGGACGGTGCGAACGGCTCAGTCATCATGACGGGGCCGGCCGCCACGGTCTTCGAGGGCACGATCGAGATCTGA
- the metK gene encoding methionine adenosyltransferase gives MANDYLFTSESVSEGHPDKVADQISDAVLDAILTQDKYARVAAETLCNTGLVVLAGEITTTATVDYQQVARDTIRRIGYDNTDYGIDYKGCAVLVAYDRQSPDIAQGVDRAHDDNLDQGAGDQGLMFGYACDETPELMPLPIYLSHRLVERQSQVRRDGRLPWLRPDAKSQVTIKYENGRPHSIDTVVLSTQHHPDIALDALREAVIEEVIKPVLPADLIKGDIKFLVNPTGRFVIGGPQGDAGLTGRKIIVDTYGGAAPHGGGAFSGKDPSKVDRSAAYAGRYVAKNIVAAGLASKCVIQVSYAIGVARPTSVMVNTFGTGKISDQRIAELVEKHFDLRPKGIIQMLDLLRPIYEKTAAYGHFGREEPEFSWEATDRADALLADAGLRAVA, from the coding sequence GTGGCGAACGATTATCTTTTTACCTCCGAATCCGTCTCTGAAGGCCACCCGGACAAGGTTGCCGATCAAATCTCCGACGCCGTTCTCGACGCCATCCTGACGCAGGACAAGTACGCACGTGTTGCCGCGGAAACGCTTTGCAACACCGGCCTCGTCGTGCTCGCCGGCGAAATCACCACGACCGCCACGGTGGACTATCAGCAGGTGGCGCGCGACACGATCCGCCGCATCGGCTACGACAACACCGACTACGGCATCGACTACAAGGGTTGCGCCGTGCTGGTGGCCTACGACCGCCAGTCGCCGGACATCGCCCAGGGCGTGGACCGTGCGCATGACGACAACCTCGATCAGGGCGCCGGCGACCAGGGTCTGATGTTCGGCTATGCGTGCGACGAAACGCCGGAACTGATGCCGCTGCCGATCTACCTGTCGCACCGTCTGGTGGAGCGTCAGTCGCAAGTGCGCCGCGACGGCCGCCTGCCGTGGCTGCGTCCGGATGCCAAGTCGCAGGTCACCATCAAGTATGAAAACGGCCGCCCGCACAGCATCGACACGGTCGTGCTCTCGACGCAGCACCATCCGGACATCGCGCTGGACGCGCTGCGCGAAGCCGTGATCGAGGAAGTCATCAAGCCGGTGCTGCCGGCCGACCTCATTAAGGGCGACATCAAGTTCCTGGTGAACCCGACCGGCCGTTTCGTGATCGGTGGCCCGCAGGGCGACGCCGGCCTCACGGGTCGCAAGATCATCGTCGACACCTATGGCGGCGCCGCGCCGCACGGCGGTGGCGCGTTCTCGGGCAAGGACCCCTCGAAGGTGGACCGCTCGGCAGCCTACGCCGGCCGCTACGTCGCGAAGAACATCGTGGCCGCCGGCCTGGCCTCGAAGTGCGTGATCCAGGTCTCGTACGCCATCGGTGTGGCACGCCCGACGTCGGTGATGGTCAACACTTTCGGCACCGGCAAGATCAGCGATCAGCGTATCGCCGAACTTGTCGAGAAGCACTTCGATCTGCGCCCGAAGGGCATCATCCAGATGCTCGACCTGCTGCGCCCGATCTACGAGAAGACGGCCGCCTACGGTCACTTCGGCCGTGAAGAGCCGGAATTCTCGTGGGAAGCGACCGACCGCGCCGACGCCCTGCTCGCCGACGCCGGTCTGCGCGCCGTGGCCTGA